A DNA window from Fibrobacter sp. UWB4 contains the following coding sequences:
- a CDS encoding glycosyltransferase family 2 protein, translating to MISVVLPSYNRAHILPRAIESILGQTYKDIELIIVDDGSSDNTAEVVGSFSDSRIVYVRQENAGACAARNNGIAHARGDYIAFQDSDDIWHQDKLEKQLATLQNTGADVVFCRMNRMVGGEKVGLVSDYFHEGFLPKDEVPMSIGTQTLVGKSEVFKQERFDSEMPRFQEFEMLVRAQKSFSIYCIEEPLVDYCLQKDSISVKPSSVLTAWNLILKKHPDFFRVYGSSRERIARDVQLNAKSVSDFAKRWRLALFSFKFSKSPKTLARFIKWFVL from the coding sequence ATGATTTCGGTTGTTCTTCCGTCCTATAACAGGGCGCATATCTTGCCTAGGGCCATCGAAAGCATCCTTGGTCAAACTTACAAGGATATTGAACTCATCATTGTCGATGACGGGTCGTCTGACAATACTGCCGAGGTTGTAGGGAGCTTTAGCGATAGCCGGATTGTTTATGTGCGCCAAGAAAATGCGGGCGCCTGTGCTGCACGGAATAACGGCATCGCACATGCCCGGGGCGACTATATCGCTTTCCAGGACAGCGATGACATCTGGCATCAGGATAAGCTTGAAAAGCAGCTGGCGACGCTCCAGAATACGGGTGCCGACGTTGTTTTCTGCCGGATGAACAGAATGGTCGGTGGAGAAAAGGTGGGGCTGGTCTCGGACTACTTTCACGAAGGGTTCTTGCCGAAAGATGAAGTGCCGATGTCCATAGGGACGCAGACTCTGGTCGGCAAAAGCGAAGTATTCAAGCAGGAACGCTTTGATTCCGAAATGCCTCGTTTTCAAGAGTTCGAGATGCTGGTGCGTGCACAAAAAAGTTTTTCCATTTATTGCATTGAAGAACCTCTGGTGGATTATTGCTTGCAAAAGGATTCCATTTCGGTCAAGCCGTCGTCTGTACTGACGGCCTGGAATCTTATACTAAAAAAACACCCTGATTTCTTCAGGGTGTACGGCTCATCGCGTGAACGCATTGCCAGAGATGTTCAGCTAAACGCGAAATCTGTTTCTGATTTTGCGAAGCGTTGGCGACTTGCCTTGTTTTCTTTTAAATTCAGCAAATCGCCAAAGACGCTTGCCCGCTTTATCAAGTGGTTTGTGCTGTGA
- a CDS encoding nucleotide sugar dehydrogenase, protein MSLETKIVCIGAGYVGGPTMTVIADKCPDVKVTVVDINQSRIDAWNSENLPIFEPGLDDVVKRARGRNLFFSTDIPAAIKEADIIFVSVNTPTKTFGHGAGKASDLQYWEKTARNILEIADEGKIIVEKSTLPVRTAAAMERILNSNDKGLHFEVLSNPEFLAEGTAINDLFEPDRVLIGSHQTESGLAACKKLVDIYAHWVPRDRILTTNLWSSELTKLTANAFLAQRISSINSISALCERTGADIDEVAYVMGKDRRIGSKFLKASIGFGGSCFKKDILNLVYLCGYYGLPEVAAYWESVVKINEWQTHRVVDRMLETMFNTIAGKKIAVFGFAFKANTGDTRESPANLVVRDLLAEHAEPVVTDPKAIPDAKRDLKDVLEKVKFEEDPYKAVEGAHAVVVCTEWKCFAELDWNRIYSVMTKPAFVFDGRNILDADALRRIGFEVTCIGKGKAE, encoded by the coding sequence ATGAGTCTGGAAACTAAAATTGTGTGCATTGGTGCAGGCTATGTCGGCGGGCCTACAATGACCGTTATTGCCGACAAGTGCCCTGATGTCAAGGTTACTGTTGTCGATATTAACCAGTCGCGTATTGATGCCTGGAATAGCGAAAACCTTCCGATTTTTGAACCTGGTTTGGATGATGTTGTTAAGCGCGCACGTGGCCGTAATCTGTTTTTTAGTACGGATATCCCGGCGGCGATCAAGGAAGCGGACATTATTTTTGTATCGGTGAATACCCCGACGAAAACTTTTGGGCATGGCGCAGGAAAGGCTTCCGACTTGCAGTACTGGGAAAAAACGGCTCGCAACATTCTGGAAATTGCAGACGAAGGGAAGATCATCGTCGAAAAGTCTACGCTCCCGGTCCGCACTGCGGCTGCAATGGAACGTATCCTGAATTCTAATGACAAGGGACTCCATTTCGAAGTGCTTTCTAATCCCGAGTTCCTTGCTGAAGGTACGGCGATTAACGACTTGTTTGAGCCGGACCGTGTGCTCATTGGTAGCCACCAGACGGAATCGGGACTTGCTGCATGTAAGAAGCTTGTGGACATCTATGCCCATTGGGTGCCGCGTGACCGCATCCTCACGACGAACCTCTGGAGTTCCGAACTCACGAAACTTACGGCGAATGCCTTCCTTGCACAGAGAATCAGTTCCATCAACTCCATTAGCGCGCTTTGTGAACGCACGGGCGCCGATATCGATGAAGTGGCTTATGTTATGGGAAAGGACCGCCGCATCGGTTCCAAGTTCCTCAAGGCTTCCATCGGTTTTGGCGGTAGCTGTTTCAAGAAGGATATCTTGAACCTCGTCTACCTTTGCGGCTACTATGGACTGCCGGAGGTGGCTGCCTACTGGGAAAGCGTCGTGAAGATCAATGAATGGCAGACGCACCGTGTGGTGGACCGCATGCTTGAAACCATGTTCAATACGATTGCGGGCAAGAAAATTGCCGTGTTCGGTTTTGCATTCAAGGCAAATACGGGCGATACCCGCGAAAGTCCGGCGAACCTCGTGGTGCGCGACTTGCTTGCTGAACATGCCGAGCCTGTCGTGACCGATCCGAAGGCGATTCCTGATGCCAAGCGTGACCTGAAGGACGTTCTTGAAAAGGTGAAGTTCGAAGAAGATCCTTATAAGGCTGTTGAAGGCGCTCATGCTGTTGTTGTCTGTACGGAGTGGAAATGCTTTGCGGAACTCGACTGGAATCGCATTTACAGCGTGATGACGAAGCCTGCATTTGTATTTGATGGCCGTAATATTTTGGATGCCGATGCTCTTCGCAGGATTGGGTTTGAAGTGACCTGCATCGGTAAGGGTAAAGCGGAGTAA
- a CDS encoding CotH kinase family protein, with amino-acid sequence MDYRFVAFCIALIVASCSDSNPVVAGSKDIPNEPQPISKLPYVGNSSVVFSEINSVNLVYKDHEGSDAGWVELFNQSSDTVDLAGTYLTDNLDEPVKWKFGNVKIAPNDFMLVFMSGKDLRDFQPPHDSVNMVGPGCWVWTDAQNEDVPGESYADPLDGKKKFCFKENGKSMFGTKMRLGENDDLGWSSISAFVGTGSSDKSDDVDISAANEILLHAFVTKDRKVSMRLAQPDVDDWKGYEFVLTGTGDSSTVYRLILPQNLTFPDLAHIYGTRFSPEKREKKEVVMKTFSFIARNRGHEPHANFKLGKKGGSLYLVNENQEILDSVAYPKLPPEKSWSLGSLDDAGALGFGYGEPSPYGASAGAVVPARSPSIDSLVEFPPSGFYTDAFTVNFTQDVPVRCAVGGLAPTEESPLTSSIKVDSTMTIRCASFSAGAFRGEELVRTYVFENAPSIPAVFLTTDPNSLFDPDSGIYERGNFADGVIPYYGANYWLDKEIPVTVELMEPGTSSPAFAKSAGLKIFGNYSRTQNKKSVAVTFREKYGDKRLNYRLFPDYPDLDKFKGFILRNNGNNFGKDYIRDRLASSISEGLGVDYQRGRPAVVYYNGECYGIHDIRERSNEYYFETHYGMDEDEIDLLDAENSVLAGSSIDYTALMDWLESNTLDVDENYAYVASQIDIDNFLNYVHTELFADNRDWPANNLKKWRGKRTSVKWKWVLYDMDFGFDSGSNSCSNNIFEYATAEDGDSWPNGPEHTLLLRRLLENESFKAAFVNRMAVLLQMNFESSRVLARIEGMMAEIQSEIPRDQKRWKLSASKMTKQLNVIKDFAKERPGIVFDEMQEFFSLGKKASVTLSVDGPGRILVHNLPVNEEKMAVNFFEDYPVTLYAEPLSGSTFVGWSDGETAPLRIIRPQYVNEVEALFK; translated from the coding sequence ATGGATTATCGTTTTGTCGCTTTTTGCATAGCGCTTATTGTGGCGTCGTGCTCGGATTCGAATCCTGTTGTCGCGGGTTCAAAAGATATTCCGAACGAACCGCAACCGATTTCAAAACTCCCGTATGTAGGGAATTCTTCGGTGGTTTTCTCCGAGATCAATTCTGTAAATCTGGTGTATAAAGACCATGAAGGTTCCGACGCTGGCTGGGTTGAGCTTTTTAACCAGTCCTCTGATACGGTTGATTTGGCGGGAACATATCTGACGGATAATCTCGATGAACCTGTTAAATGGAAATTTGGGAATGTAAAAATTGCACCGAATGATTTTATGCTTGTGTTCATGTCTGGAAAGGATTTGCGAGACTTTCAGCCTCCGCATGATTCAGTGAATATGGTTGGCCCCGGTTGCTGGGTTTGGACAGATGCGCAAAATGAAGACGTTCCCGGAGAAAGTTATGCGGATCCGCTTGACGGCAAGAAAAAGTTTTGCTTTAAGGAAAATGGCAAGTCCATGTTCGGCACGAAAATGCGGCTTGGGGAAAATGACGATCTAGGATGGTCATCGATATCTGCGTTTGTCGGGACAGGGTCTTCGGATAAGTCGGATGATGTGGATATTTCTGCCGCAAACGAAATTCTTTTGCATGCTTTTGTTACGAAAGATCGCAAGGTGTCGATGCGCCTTGCGCAGCCTGATGTGGATGACTGGAAAGGTTATGAATTTGTCTTGACTGGAACGGGCGATTCTTCGACGGTATATCGCTTGATCTTGCCTCAGAATCTGACATTTCCTGATTTGGCGCATATTTACGGCACTCGCTTCAGCCCGGAAAAACGTGAAAAGAAGGAGGTCGTGATGAAGACCTTCTCGTTCATTGCCAGGAATCGTGGGCATGAGCCGCATGCGAATTTTAAGCTTGGTAAAAAAGGTGGCAGCCTTTATCTCGTCAATGAAAATCAAGAAATTCTGGATTCTGTCGCATACCCGAAATTGCCTCCTGAAAAATCATGGTCGCTAGGATCCTTGGACGACGCGGGGGCTTTGGGCTTCGGCTATGGTGAGCCGTCTCCCTATGGGGCTTCTGCTGGTGCTGTTGTCCCGGCTCGTTCGCCTTCGATAGATTCCTTGGTGGAATTCCCTCCTTCAGGTTTTTATACAGACGCGTTTACGGTGAATTTCACGCAGGATGTTCCGGTCCGCTGTGCTGTTGGGGGCCTTGCTCCTACAGAAGAGAGTCCTTTGACATCATCGATAAAGGTCGATTCTACGATGACAATCCGTTGCGCTTCTTTTTCTGCGGGGGCTTTTCGCGGTGAAGAACTTGTCCGTACCTATGTCTTTGAAAATGCGCCGTCGATCCCTGCCGTATTTTTGACTACAGATCCTAATTCCCTTTTTGATCCAGATTCTGGAATTTATGAGAGGGGAAATTTTGCGGACGGTGTTATCCCCTATTATGGGGCAAATTACTGGCTTGATAAGGAAATCCCCGTGACGGTGGAGTTGATGGAGCCGGGAACGAGTTCGCCGGCGTTTGCAAAATCGGCCGGGCTCAAGATATTTGGAAATTACAGCCGTACCCAAAATAAAAAGTCTGTTGCGGTAACTTTCCGTGAAAAATATGGCGATAAGCGCCTTAATTACAGGTTGTTCCCGGATTATCCGGATCTGGACAAGTTTAAGGGCTTTATCTTGCGCAACAATGGCAATAATTTTGGAAAGGACTACATCCGGGATAGGCTTGCAAGTTCTATAAGTGAAGGGCTTGGCGTTGACTATCAGCGTGGAAGGCCTGCGGTTGTGTATTACAATGGCGAGTGCTATGGCATACACGATATCCGTGAGCGTTCTAACGAGTATTATTTCGAAACGCATTATGGGATGGATGAAGATGAAATTGATTTGCTAGATGCGGAAAATTCTGTTTTGGCCGGTTCGTCAATTGATTACACGGCCCTTATGGATTGGCTTGAATCGAACACTCTCGATGTCGATGAAAATTATGCTTATGTCGCATCGCAAATTGATATTGATAATTTCCTTAACTATGTGCATACGGAGCTGTTTGCCGATAATCGTGACTGGCCTGCGAATAACCTCAAGAAGTGGCGCGGTAAAAGGACGTCCGTGAAATGGAAATGGGTCCTTTACGATATGGATTTCGGTTTTGATAGCGGAAGTAATTCGTGTTCGAATAACATTTTTGAATATGCGACTGCGGAAGATGGCGATTCCTGGCCGAACGGCCCTGAACATACGTTGCTTTTGCGCCGGTTGCTTGAAAATGAAAGTTTCAAGGCTGCGTTTGTCAATCGGATGGCGGTGCTTTTGCAAATGAATTTTGAAAGCTCGCGGGTGCTTGCCCGTATCGAGGGAATGATGGCCGAGATCCAGTCGGAGATTCCCCGTGACCAGAAACGCTGGAAGCTGAGCGCCTCGAAGATGACAAAACAGCTGAACGTCATCAAGGACTTTGCTAAGGAGCGCCCTGGCATTGTATTTGACGAAATGCAGGAATTCTTTTCGCTTGGGAAAAAGGCTTCTGTGACTTTGTCTGTAGACGGTCCAGGCAGGATCCTTGTGCATAATCTCCCCGTCAATGAAGAGAAAATGGCTGTGAATTTCTTCGAAGATTATCCGGTGACGCTCTATGCGGAACCCCTTTCTGGAAGTACTTTTGTAGGGTGGAGCGACGGCGAAACTGCGCCATTGCGTATAATACGGCCGCAATACGTAAACGAAGTCGAGGCGCTGTTTAAATAG
- a CDS encoding glycosyltransferase — translation MSSSVCVSVVIVSFNTCDLLRDCLRSVYEKTRDVSFEVIVSDNGSADGSVEMVRREFPQVVLVENKANLGFGTANNRGLDVARGEFVFYLNSDTLLLNNAIKEFYDYWKAHDGESLGALGCNLLDADGKLTLSYGGFPQKFQLLKAGLHHLLAFYVKNVMKFLRMDISRLRPVPVYGKIVGDVDFVNGAALFVKNSPHARFDEDFFLYYEETNMQWHMKNIGLKRRIIEGPSVVHLVRGGRGKLDDVDRYGSFSIIQSEISKVRYTKKNLSSVVAVLLKMLIVVQWISPYIFRNTRKFFRSLWSV, via the coding sequence ATGAGTTCCTCTGTTTGTGTTTCTGTCGTTATCGTTAGCTTTAATACTTGTGACTTGTTGCGGGACTGCCTGCGCTCCGTTTACGAAAAAACAAGAGACGTGTCTTTTGAAGTGATTGTTTCGGATAACGGATCTGCTGATGGTTCTGTTGAAATGGTCCGTAGAGAGTTTCCGCAAGTTGTGCTTGTCGAGAATAAGGCCAATTTGGGCTTTGGCACGGCGAACAACCGTGGGCTGGATGTTGCCCGGGGTGAATTTGTCTTTTACTTGAATAGCGATACGCTTTTGCTCAATAACGCCATCAAGGAATTTTACGATTACTGGAAAGCTCATGATGGCGAAAGCCTGGGCGCACTGGGTTGCAACTTGCTAGATGCCGACGGGAAGCTGACTTTGTCGTATGGCGGGTTTCCGCAGAAGTTTCAGTTGCTCAAGGCTGGGTTGCATCACTTGCTTGCGTTTTACGTAAAGAATGTGATGAAATTTTTGCGTATGGATATTTCAAGACTTCGTCCCGTGCCTGTTTACGGAAAGATTGTCGGCGATGTCGATTTCGTAAATGGCGCCGCCCTGTTTGTAAAGAATTCTCCTCATGCGCGATTTGATGAAGATTTCTTTTTGTATTACGAAGAAACGAATATGCAATGGCACATGAAAAATATCGGCCTGAAACGTAGAATCATTGAAGGTCCTTCTGTGGTGCATCTTGTCCGCGGCGGTCGCGGAAAGCTGGATGATGTTGATCGTTATGGTTCTTTTTCGATAATACAGTCGGAAATTTCAAAAGTCCGCTATACGAAAAAGAACTTGTCTTCAGTTGTGGCGGTGCTTTTGAAAATGCTGATTGTTGTGCAGTGGATTTCCCCATACATATTCAGGAATACTCGAAAATTTTTTAGATCTCTGTGGAGCGTGTAG
- a CDS encoding O-antigen ligase family protein, with the protein MEKFLVNIVKYYYWYLVAIAASLMFGFRDVSFVLILVVVGTVLVSYSSIRWKWFDGVVFVYLLYSLVSYFFVEYAYSFRLYYLGIRAQIIPLLFYFIARSKHFKTDAFFENFRQPLFFAMLCGVYFYFFQPYFYVSYKADVIWNNFDSNVNDLSGKLLYEFTRMSSFWPHSYFIGYSSLFLFMYAAKKIVVDNCYRKFDLACFALSFFCLFFAQQRVSIAFGVLFLVALTFYATMKKLPARNLLYMLWGGTIVFGIGIFFIVMNYLDVDFIEYILNRSVNYEGSLVGDRFALFDTFFKDISFFGSGLGRYGHGAVEEGYMGIPDSDYIRVAAELGIFGLVLLLGICLYTLSCGLKIFKYAFFEFCTLCFCLVAMIGAAVWELGTLQPFLYWFCIGHIQSKFDRREELQAEYETYFEKLRRQDDEDAVEEDE; encoded by the coding sequence TTGGAAAAATTTTTAGTCAACATTGTCAAATACTATTACTGGTATTTAGTTGCGATAGCCGCAAGTTTAATGTTTGGCTTTAGAGATGTTTCTTTTGTTTTAATTCTTGTTGTCGTTGGCACCGTCCTGGTCAGCTATTCCTCGATTCGGTGGAAATGGTTCGACGGCGTCGTCTTTGTCTATCTGCTTTACAGTCTTGTCAGCTATTTCTTTGTTGAATATGCCTACTCGTTCAGGTTGTACTATCTGGGAATAAGGGCTCAGATTATTCCATTGCTTTTTTATTTTATTGCAAGAAGCAAGCATTTTAAGACGGATGCATTTTTCGAAAATTTCCGGCAGCCGCTGTTTTTCGCGATGCTGTGCGGTGTCTACTTTTATTTTTTCCAGCCTTATTTTTATGTGAGCTATAAGGCTGATGTTATTTGGAATAATTTTGATTCGAATGTAAACGACCTCTCTGGAAAGCTGCTGTATGAGTTTACCAGAATGTCCTCGTTCTGGCCGCATTCTTACTTTATTGGCTATTCGTCATTGTTCTTGTTTATGTATGCCGCCAAGAAAATTGTTGTAGACAATTGCTATCGGAAATTTGATTTGGCATGCTTTGCGCTGAGCTTTTTCTGCCTGTTTTTTGCGCAGCAGCGTGTGTCGATTGCATTTGGAGTGCTGTTCCTTGTGGCGTTGACGTTCTATGCGACAATGAAAAAGTTGCCGGCCCGTAATTTGCTCTATATGCTCTGGGGTGGAACTATTGTTTTTGGAATTGGAATTTTCTTTATTGTGATGAACTATCTCGATGTCGATTTTATTGAATACATATTGAACCGCTCGGTGAACTACGAAGGTAGCCTTGTGGGGGACCGTTTTGCGCTATTCGACACGTTCTTTAAGGATATTTCGTTCTTTGGCAGTGGGCTTGGGCGCTATGGGCATGGCGCTGTGGAAGAAGGCTATATGGGAATCCCTGATAGCGATTATATTCGCGTTGCCGCAGAACTCGGTATTTTCGGTCTTGTTCTTCTTCTGGGCATTTGTCTTTATACGCTTTCTTGCGGACTGAAGATTTTTAAATATGCCTTTTTTGAATTTTGCACACTTTGCTTTTGCTTGGTGGCCATGATTGGCGCCGCCGTTTGGGAATTGGGAACTTTGCAGCCGTTCCTTTACTGGTTCTGTATCGGGCATATTCAAAGCAAGTTTGACCGTAGGGAAGAACTGCAAGCTGAATACGAAACGTATTTTGAAAAATTACGAAGACAGGATGACGAGGATGCCGTGGAGGAAGACGAATGA
- a CDS encoding glycosyltransferase family 32 protein: MIPKKIHYLWMSEKKDETVLRCLQSWREHLEGYEIVEWNASNFPYQDFLYAREAYSRKKWAFVTDYFRLWVLDKFGGIYLDADVTVNGNFDKFLENKLFIGTEFTDQIAAHAIGAEPGHPFIKKCLEYYHDRHFILPNGKCDLNAMPCIITKVFMDMYGYKGTLVHFDGKPLVFADMKIYPDSYFTINTYDGNNVCVHNGLGSWRDAGSENPVLEKVVGSYFWKKFCRRDILSFGFVKKWIYLLLPMWMVVLISRHASKIKNNKRVGRIKLGR; the protein is encoded by the coding sequence ATGATTCCTAAGAAGATACATTACCTTTGGATGTCCGAAAAGAAAGACGAAACGGTGTTGCGCTGTTTGCAGTCTTGGCGTGAACATTTGGAAGGTTATGAAATTGTAGAATGGAACGCGAGTAACTTTCCCTACCAGGATTTCTTGTATGCCCGTGAAGCCTATTCCCGAAAGAAATGGGCGTTTGTGACGGACTATTTCCGCTTGTGGGTGCTTGACAAGTTTGGAGGAATATACCTGGATGCCGATGTTACGGTCAACGGTAATTTTGACAAGTTCCTCGAAAACAAACTGTTTATCGGTACGGAATTTACCGACCAGATTGCGGCTCACGCCATTGGTGCTGAACCGGGGCACCCTTTTATAAAGAAGTGCCTCGAATACTACCATGACAGGCATTTTATTTTGCCGAATGGGAAATGCGACTTGAATGCAATGCCGTGCATTATTACCAAGGTGTTCATGGACATGTATGGCTATAAGGGGACCTTGGTCCATTTTGATGGCAAACCTCTGGTATTTGCGGATATGAAAATCTATCCGGATTCATATTTTACCATCAACACCTATGACGGCAACAATGTCTGCGTGCATAACGGATTGGGAAGTTGGCGTGATGCCGGATCCGAAAACCCGGTCCTTGAAAAGGTGGTGGGCTCCTATTTCTGGAAAAAGTTCTGCCGCAGGGACATCCTTTCTTTTGGCTTTGTCAAAAAATGGATTTACCTGTTGCTCCCGATGTGGATGGTCGTCTTGATTTCTAGGCACGCCTCCAAGATAAAGAATAACAAGCGTGTCGGACGGATAAAATTGGGCCGTTGA
- a CDS encoding WecB/TagA/CpsF family glycosyltransferase, with amino-acid sequence MSKVRFLNVMIDSLFMDEAIAVADELVKKRNNSFIVTPNVDHLVLLESSQELRDAYSKADLVLADGMPIVWLSKYYGGVIKEKISGSDFLPKLCELSAQRGYKVFFLGAAPGVAEKAAENMRQQYEGLQVVGCLSPDFDFETDPQKIEKVLEQIKAAKPDILVVAFGCPKQEVFISKYKDVLNVPVCIGVGASLDFAAGLKKRAPKWMSDYGLEWFFRMWQEPGRMFKRYVLRDWRFLKLLWKYRKQK; translated from the coding sequence ATGTCGAAAGTCCGTTTTTTGAATGTGATGATTGATAGCCTTTTTATGGATGAGGCTATCGCTGTCGCTGATGAATTGGTAAAGAAAAGGAATAACTCTTTTATTGTAACGCCAAACGTCGATCATCTTGTTCTTCTGGAATCGAGTCAGGAGCTGCGCGATGCCTATAGCAAGGCGGACCTGGTCCTTGCAGATGGTATGCCTATAGTGTGGCTCTCCAAGTATTATGGTGGCGTGATTAAGGAAAAAATATCGGGATCTGATTTTTTGCCTAAGCTGTGCGAACTTTCTGCTCAAAGAGGGTATAAAGTATTCTTTTTGGGGGCTGCTCCTGGCGTTGCGGAGAAAGCTGCCGAGAACATGCGACAGCAGTATGAAGGCTTGCAGGTCGTGGGCTGCCTGTCGCCAGATTTTGATTTTGAAACGGATCCTCAGAAAATCGAAAAGGTTTTGGAACAGATCAAGGCTGCAAAACCGGATATTCTGGTTGTTGCTTTTGGCTGCCCGAAGCAGGAAGTGTTTATCAGCAAGTATAAGGACGTGCTGAATGTTCCTGTATGCATTGGTGTCGGCGCGAGCCTTGATTTTGCGGCAGGCCTGAAGAAGCGTGCCCCCAAGTGGATGTCTGATTATGGTCTCGAATGGTTCTTCCGTATGTGGCAAGAACCGGGGCGCATGTTCAAGAGATATGTGCTGAGGGATTGGCGCTTTTTGAAGTTGCTGTGGAAGTATCGAAAGCAAAAGTAA
- a CDS encoding CDP-glycerol glycerophosphotransferase family protein, with translation MKSLSKIFEWRKFSLPLVGIIFHLLKLLPFRNKKIWVFGCWMGSKYDDNAKFLFEYVNKNHPGVRCVWLSRNPAVVKQVRALGYEVYLSTSFRGIAVALRCGVAIMTNGLEDFGRIPLVGGAKVVSLWHGVGGFKKIYNENYHGKKLIMKKTVDLFFNWVYRDLSLATSEYTAERTMEQFGVKRESIVITGQPRNDLFFSNVQKRDLLSDVDVDTFSKVVLYMPTYRVSPNTHRDMVKDILDELAASKKFKDFLETHNILFLVKLHPLTSFKMDSSNPNFRVLGDKNVKSVQHLLMAADCLVTDYSSCSVDYALLKRPVVFFVPDEEDYLSYSSLNDAYGRVVKDRAKSVDELIGLIESGNMTPTNLLNDLFEDPSITGTCYSENMYRAICDRYKVEVE, from the coding sequence ATGAAGAGCCTGTCTAAAATTTTTGAATGGCGCAAGTTCTCGCTTCCTTTGGTGGGGATTATTTTTCACCTTTTAAAGCTGCTCCCTTTTCGGAACAAGAAAATTTGGGTTTTTGGCTGCTGGATGGGGAGCAAGTACGATGACAATGCGAAGTTCCTTTTTGAATATGTGAACAAGAATCATCCGGGGGTGCGCTGTGTTTGGCTTTCGCGTAATCCTGCGGTTGTAAAACAGGTTCGCGCCCTCGGCTACGAAGTATACCTCAGTACCTCTTTTCGGGGAATTGCCGTGGCGCTGCGGTGCGGTGTCGCTATCATGACGAATGGCCTTGAAGATTTTGGAAGGATCCCTTTGGTGGGTGGGGCCAAGGTCGTTTCGCTATGGCATGGTGTAGGTGGATTCAAAAAGATCTACAATGAAAATTATCATGGCAAAAAGCTCATAATGAAAAAGACGGTAGACTTGTTTTTTAACTGGGTCTATCGCGATTTGTCTCTTGCGACTTCGGAATATACGGCGGAGCGCACGATGGAGCAGTTTGGCGTGAAGCGCGAATCTATTGTCATAACGGGGCAGCCGCGTAACGATTTGTTCTTTTCTAATGTGCAGAAGCGGGATTTGCTGTCGGATGTCGATGTTGACACTTTTTCAAAGGTCGTCCTTTACATGCCTACATACCGCGTAAGCCCGAATACCCACCGTGATATGGTTAAGGATATCCTTGATGAATTGGCGGCAAGCAAAAAGTTCAAAGACTTTTTGGAAACGCATAACATCCTTTTCCTGGTGAAGCTTCATCCGCTGACTTCGTTCAAGATGGATTCCTCTAATCCGAATTTCCGTGTCCTTGGTGACAAAAACGTGAAATCGGTCCAGCATTTGCTTATGGCCGCCGACTGCCTCGTGACGGATTATTCCAGCTGCAGCGTCGATTACGCCTTGTTAAAGCGTCCCGTTGTGTTCTTTGTGCCTGACGAAGAAGATTACCTGTCGTATTCCTCGTTGAACGATGCGTACGGCCGCGTTGTAAAGGATCGCGCGAAGTCTGTAGACGAACTCATTGGATTGATTGAATCGGGAAACATGACGCCGACGAATCTGCTGAACGACTTGTTCGAGGACCCGTCAATTACAGGGACGTGCTATAGCGAAAATATGTATCGTGCAATCTGTGACCGCTATAAAGTGGAGGTGGAATGA